One segment of Vagococcus martis DNA contains the following:
- the miaA gene encoding tRNA (adenosine(37)-N6)-dimethylallyltransferase MiaA: MDKQKVLVIVGPTAVGKTALGVKLSQRFNGEVISGDSLQVYKQLDIGTAKATIDERQNVPHHLIDIKEPTDTYSAHEFKRQSTECINELATQNKLPIIVGGTGLYIQSLLYDFQLGSSELSDDEKKSRKKWEEFAKKMSNEALWHELETIDPKGANTIHPNNRKRVIRALEVFDLTGKSISEQQQIDLMDLSKSSFDVKLIGLTTDREVLYNRINQRVDVMMAEGLLDEAKMVYELDCPQASQGIGYKEFFPYFEGKCSLEKSVEEVKQHSRQYAKRQLTWFRNRMPVEWWDIVSDEANVNLLESSVADWLG, translated from the coding sequence ATGGATAAGCAAAAAGTCTTAGTGATTGTGGGGCCGACAGCGGTTGGAAAAACGGCTCTAGGAGTCAAACTAAGTCAACGATTTAATGGCGAGGTCATCAGTGGCGACTCGCTACAAGTTTACAAACAATTAGATATTGGCACAGCGAAAGCAACAATAGACGAAAGGCAAAACGTGCCACATCATTTAATCGATATAAAAGAGCCGACTGACACTTATTCGGCTCATGAATTTAAACGTCAATCAACAGAGTGTATCAATGAATTGGCGACTCAAAATAAGTTACCTATTATAGTAGGTGGTACAGGTCTTTACATTCAGTCGCTCCTTTATGATTTTCAGTTAGGCTCATCAGAGTTAAGTGATGATGAAAAGAAAAGTCGTAAAAAGTGGGAAGAGTTTGCTAAAAAAATGTCCAATGAAGCATTATGGCACGAACTAGAAACAATCGATCCAAAAGGGGCCAACACGATTCACCCGAATAACCGAAAACGTGTGATACGGGCACTAGAAGTGTTTGATTTAACGGGAAAAAGTATCAGCGAGCAACAACAGATTGATTTAATGGATCTGTCAAAAAGTTCGTTTGATGTGAAACTTATTGGCTTAACCACGGATAGAGAAGTGTTATATAATAGAATCAATCAACGAGTAGATGTTATGATGGCTGAAGGTTTATTAGATGAAGCCAAAATGGTTTATGAGTTAGATTGCCCGCAAGCAAGTCAAGGTATTGGCTACAAAGAGTTTTTCCCTTATTTTGAGGGGAAGTGTTCACTGGAAAAATCAGTGGAAGAAGTGAAACAACATTCAAGACAATATGCCAAACGCCAATTAACGTGGTTTAGAAATCGAATGCCCGTTGAGTGGTGGGATATTGTGTCTGATGAGGCCAATGTGAACTTACTAGAGAGTTCAGTAGCT
- a CDS encoding DUF3042 family protein, with the protein MKKFSKGFLVGTATTLAALTGVAFGVKKVLIEPIEEKEEMIDDNRKKAMRKSRAR; encoded by the coding sequence ATGAAGAAATTTTCAAAAGGATTTTTAGTCGGTACTGCAACAACTTTAGCAGCCTTAACAGGTGTTGCTTTTGGCGTGAAAAAAGTACTAATCGAACCAATCGAAGAAAAAGAAGAAATGATTGACGACAATCGTAAAAAAGCAATGCGTAAAAGTAGAGCGAGATAA
- a CDS encoding glycerophosphodiester phosphodiesterase yields MTKVIAHRGSKGTHPENTLPAFQESIDVKADGIELDVQLTCDGKLVVIHDEKINRTTNAKGWVKDLTLAEIKQLDAGSWFDERFKDTKIPTLEEVLALLTMNQFSGLLNIELKTDRIEYLGIEQKVLRAIEEADVSFTIVLSSFNRDTLRRLKALDKSYEIAFIAFGNKYDIAWLDKHRDVNSFHPDIRWLKRHIDQTAHIENVRPWTVNKEADMVFCIEQKLAGMFTDFPKKALEVRDNG; encoded by the coding sequence ATGACAAAAGTAATTGCCCATAGAGGAAGTAAGGGGACACATCCGGAAAACACACTACCGGCGTTTCAAGAATCCATTGATGTAAAGGCAGATGGAATCGAATTAGATGTTCAGTTAACATGTGATGGTAAGTTGGTTGTGATTCATGATGAAAAAATAAACCGAACCACGAATGCAAAAGGGTGGGTGAAAGATTTAACCTTAGCAGAAATTAAACAGCTAGATGCTGGTTCTTGGTTTGATGAAAGATTTAAGGATACGAAAATTCCGACATTAGAAGAAGTTTTGGCACTACTGACAATGAATCAGTTTAGTGGTTTATTAAATATTGAATTAAAAACAGATCGCATAGAGTATCTAGGTATTGAACAAAAAGTATTACGAGCCATCGAGGAAGCGGATGTGTCATTTACCATCGTTTTATCCAGTTTTAATCGTGATACGCTCAGACGATTGAAGGCCCTTGATAAATCGTATGAAATTGCGTTTATCGCATTTGGCAATAAATATGATATCGCGTGGTTAGATAAACATCGTGATGTGAATAGTTTTCATCCTGATATTCGATGGTTGAAACGGCATATCGATCAGACGGCACATATTGAAAACGTCCGTCCGTGGACCGTAAATAAAGAAGCCGATATGGTATTTTGTATTGAACAGAAATTAGCAGGGATGTTTACAGATTTCCCTAAAAAAGCACTTGAGGTAAGAGATAATGGATAA